One window of the Saccopteryx bilineata isolate mSacBil1 chromosome 2, mSacBil1_pri_phased_curated, whole genome shotgun sequence genome contains the following:
- the ORMDL3 gene encoding ORM1-like protein 3 isoform X1, with the protein MKQQNCLEFLGRAEPPSKERQERGSRMNVGTAHSEVNPNTRVMNSRGIWLSYVLAIGLLHVVLLSIPFVSVPVVWTLTNLIHNMGMYIFLHTVKGTPFETPDQGKARLLTHWEQMDYGVQFTASRKFLTITPIVLYFLTSFYTKYDQIHFILNTVSLMSVLIPKLPQLHGVRIFGINKY; encoded by the exons ATGAAACAGCAGAACTGCCTGGAGTTCTTGGGGAGAGCAGAGCCTCCCTCCA AAGAGCGGCAGGAGAGGGGCAGCAGGATGAACGTGGGCACGGCACACAGCGAGGTGAACCCGAACACTCGGGTGATGAACAGCCGCGGCATCTGGCTCTCCTACGTGCTGGCCATCGGGCTCCTCCACGTCGTGCTGCTCAGCATCCCCTTCGTGAGCGTCCCCGTGGTCTGGACCCTCACCAACCTCATCCACAACATG GGCATGTACATCTTCCTACACACGGTGAAGGGGACCCCCTTTGAGACCCCGGACCAGGGCAAGGCAAGGTTGCTGACCCACTGGGAGCAGATGGACTACGGCGTTCAGTTCACAGCATCTCGGAAGTTCTTGACCATCACACCCATTGTGCT GTACTTTCTCACCAGCTTCTACACCAAGTACGACCAGATCCATTTCATCCTCAACACTGTGTCTTTGATGAGCGTGCTCATCCCCAAGCTGCCGCAGCTCCACGGAGTCCGGATTTTTGGAATCAATAAGTACTGA
- the ORMDL3 gene encoding ORM1-like protein 3 isoform X2: MNVGTAHSEVNPNTRVMNSRGIWLSYVLAIGLLHVVLLSIPFVSVPVVWTLTNLIHNMGMYIFLHTVKGTPFETPDQGKARLLTHWEQMDYGVQFTASRKFLTITPIVLYFLTSFYTKYDQIHFILNTVSLMSVLIPKLPQLHGVRIFGINKY; the protein is encoded by the exons ATGAACGTGGGCACGGCACACAGCGAGGTGAACCCGAACACTCGGGTGATGAACAGCCGCGGCATCTGGCTCTCCTACGTGCTGGCCATCGGGCTCCTCCACGTCGTGCTGCTCAGCATCCCCTTCGTGAGCGTCCCCGTGGTCTGGACCCTCACCAACCTCATCCACAACATG GGCATGTACATCTTCCTACACACGGTGAAGGGGACCCCCTTTGAGACCCCGGACCAGGGCAAGGCAAGGTTGCTGACCCACTGGGAGCAGATGGACTACGGCGTTCAGTTCACAGCATCTCGGAAGTTCTTGACCATCACACCCATTGTGCT GTACTTTCTCACCAGCTTCTACACCAAGTACGACCAGATCCATTTCATCCTCAACACTGTGTCTTTGATGAGCGTGCTCATCCCCAAGCTGCCGCAGCTCCACGGAGTCCGGATTTTTGGAATCAATAAGTACTGA